In a single window of the Streptomyces sp. NBC_00353 genome:
- a CDS encoding SsgA family sporulation/cell division regulator has translation MPLKKQGLSARDRSDHCMRSLRLSINRVLWPSIRLPLKAELHYTEADPLVVLLELRSPGGGVVTWTVSRDLLFDGTEEPSGMGDVRLWPSVVHGRRVVCMRLEGHGRSCLLEMDRGQLEEWLMETFDLVHPGTEFCQVDWDASVAALVEGKRNQP, from the coding sequence ATGCCACTCAAGAAGCAAGGCCTTTCGGCTCGCGACCGGTCTGACCACTGCATGCGCTCGCTGCGCCTGAGTATCAACAGGGTTCTTTGGCCGTCGATCCGTCTCCCACTCAAGGCAGAACTTCATTACACCGAGGCGGACCCTCTTGTCGTGCTGTTGGAACTGCGCTCGCCGGGGGGCGGTGTGGTCACGTGGACAGTCTCGCGTGACCTGCTCTTCGACGGCACCGAGGAACCGAGCGGCATGGGGGACGTACGGTTGTGGCCGTCGGTCGTCCACGGACGCCGTGTGGTGTGCATGAGGCTGGAGGGACATGGCCGGTCATGCCTTCTCGAGATGGATCGAGGGCAGCTGGAGGAATGGCTGATGGAGACCTTCGATCTGGTTCATCCTGGCACGGAGTTCTGCCAGGTCGACTGGGACGCCAGTGTGGCTGCCCTTGTCGAAGGGAAGCGGAATCAGCCCTGA
- a CDS encoding aminotransferase class I/II-fold pyridoxal phosphate-dependent enzyme, with the protein MIGEYTFAGRGAAEIAASIEQAIGQGTLAPGTALPPLRELATELGVNPNTVAAAYRLLRDRGVIETAGRRGSRVRPRPATTAHDEIRLEVPPGTRDLSAGNPDTALLPPLGEALAEAAARHARQPMLYGHAPVDDELGRLARAAFDADGVPDGPVGLTSGSLDAMERALLAHLRPGDAVAVEDPGWGSLFDLVPALGLRPIPVGVDDDGPLPHDVERALGQGARALIVTDRGQNPTGATISATRARDLRAILTGHPQVLVIDDDHVHGLTELPLHPLAGSTQHWMLVRSTAKAYGPDLRLAALTGDPLTVDRVRGRYRLGPGWVSHLIQHTVTHLWRTDAVDIAAVSAAYAARRDGLVRALADRGVTAYGRSSMNVWVPVPDETGAVTRLLQAGWAVAPGARFRLSSPPGIRITISPLTVDEVPTLADAVAAAIRPHRTGRFG; encoded by the coding sequence CGTTTGCTGGACGTGGCGCGGCGGAGATCGCGGCGAGCATCGAGCAGGCCATCGGACAGGGCACGCTTGCGCCAGGCACCGCGCTGCCACCGCTGCGGGAGCTCGCCACCGAACTCGGCGTCAACCCCAACACCGTCGCCGCCGCCTACCGCCTGCTGCGCGACCGCGGCGTCATCGAGACCGCGGGCCGGCGCGGCAGCCGCGTGCGGCCACGCCCCGCCACCACCGCGCACGACGAGATCCGCCTGGAGGTGCCGCCCGGAACACGGGACCTCTCCGCCGGCAACCCGGACACCGCGCTGCTACCCCCACTCGGCGAGGCACTGGCCGAGGCCGCCGCCCGGCACGCGCGACAGCCCATGCTGTACGGCCACGCCCCGGTCGATGACGAGCTCGGCCGCCTGGCCCGCGCCGCCTTCGACGCCGACGGCGTCCCCGACGGCCCGGTCGGACTCACCTCCGGATCGCTCGACGCCATGGAGCGCGCGCTCCTTGCCCACCTGCGCCCCGGCGACGCGGTGGCGGTGGAGGACCCGGGCTGGGGCAGCCTCTTCGACCTCGTCCCCGCCCTCGGACTGCGGCCGATCCCGGTCGGCGTCGACGACGACGGCCCCCTGCCCCACGACGTGGAGCGGGCGCTTGGGCAGGGCGCACGAGCACTGATCGTCACCGACCGCGGCCAGAACCCCACCGGCGCCACGATCTCGGCCACCCGCGCCCGCGACCTGCGCGCCATCCTCACCGGCCACCCACAGGTCCTCGTCATCGACGACGACCACGTGCACGGACTCACCGAACTGCCGCTCCACCCGCTCGCCGGCAGCACACAACACTGGATGCTCGTCCGCTCGACAGCCAAGGCCTACGGCCCCGACCTGCGCCTGGCCGCCCTCACCGGCGACCCCCTCACCGTCGACCGGGTCCGCGGCCGCTACCGCCTCGGCCCCGGCTGGGTCAGCCACCTGATCCAGCACACCGTGACCCACCTGTGGCGCACCGACGCCGTGGACATCGCGGCGGTGTCCGCCGCCTACGCCGCGCGGCGCGACGGTCTCGTGCGGGCCCTGGCCGACCGAGGCGTCACGGCCTACGGCCGCAGCAGCATGAACGTCTGGGTGCCCGTCCCCGACGAGACCGGGGCGGTGACCCGGCTGCTGCAGGCCGGCTGGGCGGTCGCACCCGGCGCGCGCTTCCGGCTCTCCTCGCCGCCCGGCATCCGTATCACCATCTCGCCTCTCACCGTGGACGAGGTGCCGACCCTGGCCGACGCCGTCGCCGCCGCGATCCGCCCACACCGCACCGGACGCTTCGGCTGA